In the genome of Pseudomonas putida, one region contains:
- a CDS encoding CsiV family protein — MRAIRCLTLMLTLFAPAAFAEGLYQVEMILVRQNAVPAVTSPFAPEDWSAGAPRLDKGAERPLALEDEVTRLQATADYTVLMHKAWQQEVGSEPSRIALDVGQEQFGHFPIEGNLSIADGRFIAVQANFWVNQLDGNGAVVRSEQFKQSNSNMKGNQLTFLDGGHLALLLKVTPAGMRKMPVMDPEMMEQ; from the coding sequence ATGCGTGCCATTCGTTGCCTGACCTTGATGCTGACGCTGTTCGCGCCGGCCGCCTTCGCCGAAGGCCTTTATCAGGTGGAAATGATCCTGGTACGGCAGAACGCCGTGCCTGCGGTAACCAGCCCGTTCGCCCCCGAAGACTGGAGCGCCGGCGCCCCACGCCTGGACAAGGGTGCCGAGCGCCCCCTGGCGCTGGAAGACGAAGTCACTCGGCTGCAAGCGACCGCCGACTACACCGTACTGATGCACAAGGCCTGGCAACAGGAAGTGGGCAGTGAACCGAGCCGGATCGCCCTGGACGTGGGCCAGGAGCAGTTCGGTCATTTCCCCATCGAGGGCAACCTGAGCATCGCCGATGGCCGCTTCATCGCTGTACAGGCCAACTTCTGGGTGAACCAACTCGACGGCAACGGTGCCGTGGTGCGCAGCGAGCAGTTCAAGCAGAGCAACAGCAACATGAAGGGCAACCAGCTGACCTTCCTCGACGGCGGGCATCTGGCCCTGCTGCTGAAGGTGACACCTGCGGGCATGCGCAAGATGCCGGTGATGGATCCGGAGATGATGGAGCAGTGA
- a CDS encoding TetR/AcrR family transcriptional regulator, producing the protein MAQSETVERILDAAEQLFAERGFAETSLRLITSKAGVNLAAVNYHFGSKKALIQAVFSRFLGPFCSSLERELDRRQARPEPKPSLEELLEMLVEQALAVQPRSNNDLSIFMRLLGLAFSQSQGHLRRYLEDMYGKVFRRYMLLVNEAAPRIPPLELFWRVHFMLGAAAFSMSGIKALRAIAETDFGINTSIEQVMRLMVPFLAAGMRADSGVTDPAMATAQLRPRSKSGTAQAPVKA; encoded by the coding sequence ATGGCCCAATCGGAAACCGTTGAACGCATTCTCGATGCTGCAGAGCAGCTGTTTGCGGAGAGGGGGTTCGCGGAAACCTCGTTGCGGCTGATCACCAGCAAGGCCGGGGTCAACCTGGCGGCGGTGAACTACCATTTCGGTTCCAAGAAGGCTCTGATCCAGGCAGTCTTCTCGCGTTTTCTCGGCCCGTTCTGCTCCAGCCTTGAGCGTGAGCTGGATCGCCGCCAGGCGCGCCCCGAACCCAAGCCGAGCCTGGAAGAACTGCTCGAGATGCTGGTCGAGCAAGCGCTGGCCGTGCAACCTCGCAGCAACAACGACCTGTCAATCTTCATGCGTCTGCTAGGGCTTGCTTTCAGCCAGAGCCAGGGCCACCTGCGTCGATACCTCGAAGACATGTACGGCAAGGTCTTCCGTCGCTACATGCTGCTGGTCAATGAAGCCGCGCCACGTATCCCGCCGCTGGAACTGTTCTGGCGCGTGCACTTCATGCTCGGCGCCGCCGCTTTCAGCATGTCGGGCATCAAGGCGCTGCGGGCTATCGCCGAAACCGATTTTGGTATCAACACCTCGATCGAGCAGGTGATGCGCCTGATGGTGCCGTTCCTGGCCGCCGGCATGCGTGCCGACAGCGGGGTCACTGATCCAGCCATGGCCACCGCGCAACTGCGTCCGCGCAGCAAGAGCGGCACTGCACAAGCGCCAGTCAAGGCCTGA
- the mfd gene encoding transcription-repair coupling factor has protein sequence MSVLRLPQLSATAGKQTWGNLPGAALSLAIAEAASSAGRFTLLLTADSQAADRLEQELRFFAPDLPVLPFPDWETLPYDLFSPHQDIISQRIASLYRLPELDHGILVVPITTALHRLAPTRFLLGSGLVLDVGQTIDVEQMRTRLEASGYRCVDTVYEHGEFAVRGALIDLFPMGSKLPYRIDLFDDEIETLRTFDPETQRSIDKVDSVRLLPAREFPMQKDEVTRFKARFRERFDVDFRRSAIFQDLTSGIIPAGIEYYLPLFFEETSTLFDYLPTDTQVFSLPGVEQAAEHFWNDVRGRYEERRGDLSRPLLPPAELFLPVEDCFAQLKQWPRVVVSSDEIEAGAGRLRFPARALPNLAIEAKANQPLAELSNFLEQFPGRVLFTAESAGRREVLLELLERLKLRPQTVEGWDDFVTGKDRLAITIAPLDDGLLLDDPGLALIAESPLFGQRVMQRRRREKRGDAANDAVIKNLTELREGAPVVHIDHGVGRYLGLATLEIEGQAAEFLTLEYAEGAKLYVPVANLHLIARYTGSDDALAPLHRLGSETWQKAKRKAAEQVRDVAAELLDIYARRAARKGHAFADPAADYATFSAGFPFEETPDQQSAIEAVRTDMLAGKPMDRLVCGDVGFGKTEVAMRAAFIAVHSGRQVAVLVPTTLLAQQHYNSFRDRFADWPVTVEVMSRFKSAKEVSAAAADLAEGKIDILIGTHKLLQDDVRFKDLGLVIIDEEHRFGVRQKEQLKALRSEVDILTLTATPIPRTLNMAVAGMRDLSIIATPPARRLSVRTFVMEQNKSTVKEALLRELLRGGQVYYLHNDVKSIEKCAAELAELVPEARIGIGHGQMRERELEQVMSDFYHKRFNVLVASTIIETGIDVPSANTIVIERADKFGLAQLHQLRGRVGRSHHQAYAYLLTPPRQQISADAEKRLEAIANTQDLGAGFVLATNDLEIRGAGELLGEGQSGQIQAVGFTLYMEMLERAVKAIRKGTQPNLEQPLGGGPEINLRLPALIPEDYLPDVHARLILYKRIASAADEDGLKDLQVEMIDRFGLLPEPTKNLMRLTLLKLQAEKLGIKKVDAGPNGGKLEFEAETPVDPLTLIKLIQGQPKRYKFEGATQFRFLVPMERPDERFNTLEALFERLTPQPA, from the coding sequence GTGTCAGTTCTGCGCCTACCGCAATTATCGGCCACGGCCGGCAAACAAACCTGGGGAAACCTGCCCGGGGCCGCCCTGAGCCTGGCCATCGCCGAAGCCGCCAGCAGCGCTGGTCGCTTCACCTTGCTGTTGACCGCCGACAGCCAGGCTGCCGACCGCCTGGAACAGGAGCTGCGCTTCTTCGCCCCCGACCTGCCGGTGCTGCCGTTCCCCGATTGGGAAACCCTGCCCTACGACCTGTTCTCGCCTCACCAGGACATCATTTCCCAGCGCATCGCCAGCCTCTATCGATTGCCGGAGCTCGATCACGGCATCCTCGTGGTGCCGATCACCACCGCCCTGCATCGCCTGGCCCCGACCCGCTTCCTGCTAGGTAGCGGCCTGGTACTGGACGTCGGTCAGACGATCGATGTGGAACAGATGCGCACGCGGCTGGAAGCCAGCGGTTACCGCTGCGTCGACACGGTCTACGAGCATGGCGAGTTCGCCGTGCGTGGCGCCCTGATCGACCTGTTCCCCATGGGCAGCAAGCTGCCCTATCGGATCGACCTGTTCGACGATGAGATCGAGACGCTGCGCACCTTCGACCCCGAGACCCAGCGCTCGATCGACAAGGTCGACTCGGTCCGCCTGCTGCCGGCACGCGAGTTCCCGATGCAGAAGGACGAAGTCACCCGGTTCAAGGCGCGCTTTCGCGAGCGCTTCGACGTGGACTTCCGGCGCAGCGCGATCTTCCAGGACCTCACCAGCGGCATCATTCCTGCGGGCATCGAGTACTACCTGCCGCTGTTCTTCGAAGAGACCTCGACCCTCTTCGACTACCTGCCGACCGACACCCAGGTGTTCTCCCTGCCCGGCGTAGAGCAAGCTGCCGAGCATTTCTGGAACGACGTCCGCGGACGCTACGAAGAACGACGCGGCGACCTGAGCCGCCCCCTGCTGCCACCGGCCGAGCTGTTCCTGCCGGTCGAGGACTGCTTCGCCCAACTCAAGCAGTGGCCCCGGGTCGTGGTCAGCAGCGATGAAATCGAAGCCGGTGCGGGGCGCCTGCGATTCCCGGCGCGCGCCCTGCCGAATCTTGCGATCGAAGCCAAGGCCAACCAGCCACTGGCGGAGCTGTCGAACTTCCTCGAACAGTTCCCTGGTCGCGTGCTGTTCACAGCCGAGTCGGCGGGCCGCCGAGAAGTGCTGCTGGAGCTGCTCGAGCGCCTGAAGCTACGCCCACAGACCGTCGAAGGCTGGGACGATTTCGTCACTGGCAAGGATCGCCTGGCGATCACCATTGCCCCGCTAGACGATGGCCTGCTGCTGGATGACCCAGGCCTGGCCCTGATCGCCGAAAGCCCGCTGTTCGGCCAGCGCGTGATGCAGCGCCGGCGCCGTGAAAAACGCGGCGACGCGGCCAACGATGCCGTCATCAAGAACCTCACCGAACTGCGCGAAGGCGCGCCAGTGGTACACATCGACCATGGCGTGGGGCGCTACCTGGGCCTGGCCACCCTGGAAATCGAAGGCCAGGCCGCCGAATTCCTCACCTTGGAATACGCCGAGGGCGCCAAGCTCTACGTGCCGGTGGCCAACCTGCACCTGATCGCCCGCTACACCGGCAGCGACGATGCCCTGGCCCCGCTGCACCGCCTTGGCTCCGAAACCTGGCAAAAGGCCAAGCGCAAGGCCGCCGAGCAGGTCCGTGACGTGGCGGCCGAGCTGCTCGACATCTATGCCCGACGCGCCGCGCGCAAGGGCCATGCCTTCGCCGACCCGGCCGCCGACTACGCCACCTTCAGCGCCGGCTTCCCATTCGAAGAAACCCCGGACCAGCAATCGGCCATCGAGGCCGTGCGCACCGACATGCTCGCCGGCAAGCCGATGGACCGCCTGGTCTGTGGCGACGTTGGCTTCGGCAAGACCGAAGTGGCCATGCGCGCGGCCTTCATTGCCGTGCACAGTGGCCGCCAGGTGGCGGTACTGGTGCCCACCACCCTGCTCGCCCAGCAGCACTACAACAGTTTCCGCGACCGTTTCGCCGACTGGCCGGTGACCGTCGAGGTGATGAGCCGCTTCAAGTCGGCCAAGGAAGTCAGCGCAGCCGCCGCAGACCTGGCCGAAGGCAAGATCGACATCCTCATCGGCACCCACAAGCTGCTGCAGGACGACGTACGTTTCAAGGACCTGGGGCTGGTCATCATCGACGAAGAGCATCGTTTCGGTGTGCGCCAAAAAGAACAGCTCAAGGCCCTGCGTAGCGAGGTGGACATCCTCACCCTGACCGCCACGCCCATTCCGCGCACTCTCAACATGGCCGTGGCGGGCATGCGTGATCTGTCGATCATCGCCACCCCGCCAGCGCGACGCCTGTCGGTGCGCACCTTCGTCATGGAGCAGAACAAGAGCACGGTCAAAGAGGCCCTGCTGCGTGAGCTACTGCGTGGCGGGCAGGTTTACTACCTGCACAACGACGTCAAGAGCATCGAGAAATGCGCCGCGGAGCTGGCCGAACTGGTACCCGAGGCACGCATCGGCATAGGCCACGGACAAATGCGCGAGCGCGAACTCGAACAGGTGATGAGCGACTTCTACCACAAGCGCTTCAACGTGCTGGTGGCCTCGACCATCATCGAGACCGGCATCGACGTGCCCAGCGCCAACACCATCGTGATCGAGCGCGCCGACAAGTTCGGCCTGGCCCAACTGCACCAATTGCGCGGTCGGGTCGGGCGCAGTCACCACCAGGCCTACGCCTACCTGCTGACGCCGCCGCGCCAGCAGATCAGCGCCGATGCCGAGAAACGCCTGGAAGCCATCGCCAACACCCAGGACCTGGGCGCAGGTTTCGTGCTGGCCACCAACGATTTGGAGATTCGCGGCGCCGGCGAGCTGCTCGGTGAAGGCCAGAGCGGACAGATCCAGGCCGTGGGCTTCACCCTGTACATGGAAATGCTCGAGCGCGCCGTCAAGGCCATCCGCAAGGGCACCCAGCCGAACCTCGAGCAACCGCTTGGCGGCGGCCCGGAGATCAACCTGCGCCTGCCAGCACTGATTCCCGAGGACTACCTGCCGGACGTGCATGCCCGTCTGATCCTCTACAAACGCATCGCCTCGGCCGCCGACGAAGACGGCCTCAAGGACCTGCAAGTGGAGATGATCGACCGCTTCGGCCTACTGCCTGAACCGACCAAGAACCTGATGCGCCTGACCCTGCTCAAGCTGCAAGCGGAAAAACTCGGCATCAAGAAAGTCGACGCCGGCCCCAATGGCGGCAAGCTCGAGTTCGAGGCCGAAACCCCGGTCGACCCACTGACCCTGATCAAGCTGATCCAGGGCCAGCCCAAGCGCTACAAGTTCGAGGGTGCCACGCAGTTCCGTTTCCTCGTGCCGATGGAGCGCCCCGATGAACGTTTCAACACCCTGGAGGCGCTGTTCGAGCGCCTGACCCCACAGCCTGCCTAA
- a CDS encoding L,D-transpeptidase: MPDLDFLHISLADQRLYGFTRGVLCVRLEVSTARNGAGELNGSGCTPRGLHQVRAKIGAGLPQGAVLRSRRWTGEVWSPALHEQFPGRDWILSRILWLSGCEPGFNRLGRVDTFRRYIYLHGTPDTEPMGIPLSHGCIRLRNSDLMALFERVPEHCAVRIDESACPHWGVLPLP; the protein is encoded by the coding sequence ATGCCTGACCTCGACTTCCTGCATATTTCCCTTGCCGATCAACGCCTCTACGGGTTCACCCGAGGGGTGCTGTGCGTGCGCCTGGAGGTGTCCACGGCGCGTAACGGCGCTGGGGAGCTCAACGGCTCAGGTTGTACGCCGCGAGGCCTTCACCAGGTCCGCGCGAAAATCGGTGCCGGTCTGCCGCAGGGCGCTGTACTGCGAAGCCGGCGTTGGACGGGCGAGGTCTGGTCCCCGGCGCTGCATGAGCAATTTCCCGGGCGCGACTGGATCCTGAGCCGCATTCTCTGGCTCAGTGGTTGCGAGCCAGGGTTCAATCGGCTTGGCAGGGTCGACACCTTTCGCCGCTACATCTATCTGCACGGTACGCCGGACACTGAACCTATGGGCATCCCGTTGTCCCATGGTTGCATACGTCTGAGAAACAGCGATCTGATGGCGCTGTTCGAGCGAGTACCGGAACATTGCGCGGTGCGGATCGACGAATCCGCCTGCCCGCACTGGGGTGTCTTGCCCCTCCCATGA
- the nagZ gene encoding beta-N-acetylhexosaminidase encodes MQGSLMVDIAGKWLTAEDRHLLRQPEVAGLIIFARNIDSPRQVRELCASIRAVRPDLILAVDQEGGRVQRLRQGFVRLPAMRAIADNANAEYLAEQCGWLMATEVLAVGLDLSFAPVLDLDHQRSAVVGSRAFEGDPARATQLAGAFIRGMNAAGMAACGKHFPGHGWAEADSHVAIPTDERSLEQLRQADLVPFTRLSGQLAAVMPAHVIYPQIDNQPAGFSRRWLQDILRGELGFEGVIFSDDLSMAGAHVVGDAANRIEAALSAGCDMGLVCNDRAAAELALSAAQRLKVKPSPRIAKMRGRGFARTDYRQQPRWLEALSALREAQLVD; translated from the coding sequence CTGCAAGGCTCCCTGATGGTGGATATCGCCGGTAAATGGCTGACCGCCGAAGACCGCCATCTCCTGCGCCAGCCCGAAGTGGCCGGCCTGATCATTTTCGCCCGTAACATCGACAGCCCGCGTCAGGTGCGTGAACTGTGCGCGTCCATTCGCGCCGTGCGGCCCGATCTGATCCTGGCCGTCGACCAGGAAGGCGGGCGGGTTCAGCGCCTGCGCCAGGGTTTCGTGCGGCTGCCGGCCATGCGTGCGATCGCAGACAACGCCAATGCCGAGTACCTGGCCGAACAGTGTGGTTGGCTGATGGCGACCGAAGTGCTGGCCGTCGGCCTGGACCTGAGCTTTGCCCCGGTACTCGATCTGGATCATCAGCGTAGCGCCGTGGTCGGCAGCCGTGCCTTCGAGGGCGATCCGGCGCGCGCCACGCAGCTGGCCGGCGCGTTCATTCGCGGCATGAATGCCGCCGGCATGGCTGCCTGTGGCAAGCACTTCCCAGGGCACGGCTGGGCGGAAGCCGACTCTCACGTGGCCATCCCCACGGATGAGCGCAGCCTCGAGCAATTACGCCAGGCGGACCTGGTGCCCTTCACCCGGCTCAGCGGTCAATTGGCGGCCGTGATGCCAGCCCATGTGATCTACCCGCAGATCGATAACCAGCCCGCCGGATTCTCGCGTCGCTGGCTGCAGGACATCCTGCGCGGTGAGCTGGGCTTCGAGGGGGTGATTTTCAGTGATGACCTGTCCATGGCAGGGGCCCATGTGGTCGGCGATGCCGCCAACCGCATCGAAGCGGCACTGAGCGCAGGTTGCGACATGGGCTTGGTGTGCAATGACCGGGCGGCGGCGGAGCTGGCACTGAGCGCGGCCCAGCGCCTGAAGGTCAAGCCATCGCCGCGGATCGCGAAGATGCGTGGCCGTGGCTTCGCCCGTACCGATTACCGGCAACAGCCGCGCTGGTTGGAGGCGCTGAGTGCCTTGAGGGAGGCGCAACTGGTCGATTGA
- a CDS encoding DEAD/DEAH box helicase: MSESDVRHLLQCDESWTSDFDAGTLARGQTYATQGRTKTLSIHDRTIEAACLGSAGQRYTQKIHLQPNAGGLRVLGRCTCPVGINCKHCAATLFHLQASIDDPDASSDGLSLPPELSQWVKTLEKPESAPPDQSPSRKGPAIYYQISLNQAQWRLEAIKGTRQGDGTLKVGRITSLQEMIYYTPRYVTEADARLLRLISAQNSSVASPVTRLEGKKGAELLEYALASGRLLFDEQQEPLAPGPDQAAEFRWVRLEDGAYRGDWHHDSDAPLQVLPLDPLYYVNPQTHQTGRLRHNLDPFIASQLARAPIVPEHLVVPLSHRLNALNRQVPTPTTVRSEEHDDIQPRPHLTLGSLEFSAYMPKTGRMQRQMQHRAALAFNYDGLMASGNDEKPLSRLVGETIQRIRREPKAEQAIRKTLRELGFKPATRQSKALPDSAGEMLQLPDDEAWLRFAREGLPHLRQAGWEIDIPRDFAFDLQEVDDWYATVEEAPGHEWFDLELGIVVDGQRHSLLPIVLQLLRSSPELLRTSELARRSEDEHLLIDLNRGRQDSPALRVALPYGRIKAVMGTLGELYLHEDAVGPSLRLERADAARLNDIEHLPLHWEGGEHVRDLGRRLRDARDLQIEPPKGLKANLRPYQQQGLNWLQALREMGTGGILGDDMGLGKTLQTLAHLLLEKQSARLEQPALVVMPTSLVPNWLDEAQRFAPALRVLALHGPGRSKHFTALHDYDVILTTYALLPRDLEHLRAVHWSLLILDEAQNIKSSTSKAAQAVCDLKAGQRLCLTGTPMENNLGELWSLFHFLMPGWLGDLKRFNQDYRTPIERHGDAERMAHLASRIRPFLLRRTKEQVATELPAKTEMIHWVDLSDAQRDTYEAVRVAMDKKVRDEIARNGAARSQIVILDALLKLRQVCCDLRLVKGVETKGNQADKGKLGSLMEMLEELLSEGRRVLLFSQFTSMLALIEAELGKRNIRYSLLTGDTRDRRTPVQQFQNGESEVFLISLKAGGTGLNLTAADTVIHYDPWWNPASESQATDRAYRIGQDKPVFVFKLITRGTVEEKIQQLQQEKAALAAGLLDGGSAGQWRLGDEEIDALFAPLPGKRGR; this comes from the coding sequence GTGAGCGAGAGCGATGTGCGGCACCTGCTTCAGTGCGATGAAAGCTGGACGTCGGATTTCGACGCCGGAACGCTCGCCCGTGGACAGACCTACGCCACACAGGGCCGGACAAAAACGCTTTCGATCCATGACAGAACGATAGAGGCCGCCTGCCTGGGCTCGGCAGGCCAGCGCTACACCCAGAAGATCCACCTCCAGCCGAACGCTGGCGGGCTGCGGGTGCTGGGGCGCTGCACCTGCCCTGTGGGCATCAACTGCAAGCATTGCGCAGCGACGCTTTTCCATTTGCAGGCATCCATCGATGATCCCGATGCCAGCAGTGATGGGCTGTCCCTCCCGCCAGAGCTGAGCCAATGGGTCAAGACGCTGGAGAAACCGGAGTCTGCGCCACCCGATCAAAGCCCCTCGCGCAAAGGGCCGGCCATCTACTACCAGATCAGCCTGAACCAGGCCCAATGGCGCCTGGAGGCCATAAAAGGCACTCGCCAGGGCGACGGCACACTGAAGGTGGGGCGGATCACCTCGCTGCAGGAAATGATCTACTACACCCCCCGCTATGTGACCGAAGCCGATGCAAGACTGCTGCGCCTGATCAGCGCCCAGAACAGCAGCGTCGCCTCACCGGTGACCCGCCTGGAAGGCAAGAAAGGCGCCGAGCTGCTCGAATACGCCCTGGCCAGCGGTCGCCTGCTGTTCGACGAACAGCAGGAACCGCTGGCTCCCGGCCCGGATCAGGCCGCCGAATTTCGCTGGGTCCGACTAGAGGATGGTGCCTACCGGGGGGATTGGCATCATGACAGCGACGCGCCGCTTCAGGTCCTACCACTGGACCCGCTGTACTACGTCAATCCACAGACCCACCAAACCGGCAGGTTGCGACACAATCTGGATCCGTTCATCGCCAGTCAGCTGGCACGTGCACCCATCGTACCCGAACACCTGGTAGTCCCTTTGAGTCACCGCCTGAACGCCTTGAACCGCCAGGTCCCCACCCCCACCACCGTGCGCAGCGAAGAGCATGACGACATCCAGCCACGCCCGCACCTGACCCTGGGCAGCCTTGAGTTCAGCGCCTACATGCCCAAGACCGGTCGCATGCAGCGTCAAATGCAGCACCGCGCCGCGCTGGCGTTCAACTACGACGGCCTGATGGCCAGCGGCAACGACGAAAAACCCTTGAGCCGCCTGGTAGGAGAAACCATCCAGCGCATCCGTCGCGAGCCCAAGGCCGAGCAAGCCATCCGAAAAACCCTGCGTGAACTGGGCTTCAAGCCCGCCACCCGACAGAGCAAAGCCCTGCCAGACAGTGCAGGCGAGATGCTCCAGCTACCCGACGATGAAGCCTGGCTGCGCTTTGCCCGCGAAGGACTGCCGCACTTGCGTCAGGCTGGCTGGGAGATCGACATTCCCCGGGATTTCGCCTTCGATCTGCAGGAAGTGGACGACTGGTACGCCACCGTCGAAGAAGCACCAGGCCATGAATGGTTCGACCTGGAGCTGGGTATCGTGGTCGACGGGCAACGCCACAGTTTGCTGCCGATCGTGCTGCAGCTGCTGCGTAGCAGTCCTGAACTGCTGCGAACCAGCGAGTTGGCACGACGCAGCGAAGATGAACACCTGCTGATCGACCTGAACCGTGGGCGCCAGGACAGCCCTGCCCTGCGTGTCGCCCTGCCCTATGGCCGCATCAAGGCGGTGATGGGCACCCTCGGCGAGCTCTACCTGCACGAGGATGCTGTCGGCCCATCCCTACGACTGGAGCGTGCCGATGCGGCGCGCCTGAACGACATCGAGCACCTGCCCCTGCACTGGGAAGGCGGCGAGCATGTGCGTGATCTGGGCCGACGGCTGCGCGATGCGCGTGATTTGCAGATCGAGCCGCCCAAGGGGCTCAAGGCCAACCTGCGCCCCTACCAACAGCAGGGCCTGAACTGGCTACAGGCCCTGCGCGAAATGGGCACCGGCGGCATCCTGGGCGACGACATGGGCCTGGGCAAGACCCTGCAGACCCTCGCCCACCTGCTGCTTGAAAAACAAAGCGCGCGCCTGGAGCAACCGGCCCTGGTGGTGATGCCCACGAGCCTTGTGCCCAACTGGCTCGATGAAGCCCAACGCTTCGCTCCCGCACTTCGCGTCCTGGCACTGCATGGCCCGGGCCGCAGCAAGCACTTCACCGCGCTGCACGACTACGATGTGATCCTGACCACCTACGCCCTGCTCCCGCGGGACCTGGAGCACCTGCGTGCCGTTCACTGGAGCCTCCTGATTCTCGACGAGGCGCAGAACATCAAGAGCAGCACCAGCAAGGCAGCCCAAGCGGTCTGCGATCTGAAGGCCGGCCAGCGCCTGTGCCTGACCGGCACCCCGATGGAGAACAACCTGGGCGAGTTGTGGTCGCTGTTCCATTTCCTCATGCCCGGCTGGCTGGGTGATCTCAAGCGCTTCAATCAGGATTACCGCACGCCGATCGAGCGCCACGGCGACGCCGAACGCATGGCGCATCTGGCCAGTCGCATCCGCCCATTCCTGCTGCGCCGCACCAAGGAGCAGGTGGCTACCGAGTTGCCGGCCAAGACCGAGATGATCCATTGGGTCGACCTCAGCGACGCCCAACGCGACACCTATGAAGCCGTGCGCGTGGCGATGGACAAGAAAGTCCGCGACGAGATTGCCCGCAATGGGGCCGCGCGCAGCCAGATCGTCATTCTCGATGCGTTGCTCAAACTGCGCCAAGTGTGCTGTGACCTGCGTCTGGTCAAGGGCGTGGAGACCAAGGGCAACCAGGCTGACAAAGGCAAGCTCGGCAGCCTGATGGAAATGCTCGAAGAGCTGCTCAGCGAGGGGCGTCGGGTGCTGCTGTTCTCCCAGTTCACCTCGATGCTGGCCCTGATCGAGGCCGAGCTTGGCAAGCGCAACATCCGTTACAGCTTGCTGACCGGCGACACCCGCGATCGGCGCACGCCAGTGCAGCAATTTCAGAATGGCGAAAGCGAGGTGTTCCTGATCAGCCTCAAAGCCGGCGGCACGGGCCTGAACCTGACGGCTGCCGACACGGTGATCCACTATGATCCGTGGTGGAATCCGGCCAGCGAAAGCCAGGCCACCGACCGCGCCTATCGCATTGGCCAGGACAAACCGGTGTTCGTGTTCAAACTGATCACCCGAGGAACGGTGGAAGAAAAGATCCAGCAATTGCAGCAGGAGAAAGCAGCCCTGGCGGCCGGCCTGCTTGATGGCGGATCGGCCGGCCAGTGGCGCCTGGGCGATGAGGAGATCGACGCCCTGTTCGCGCCACTGCCGGGTAAGCGCGGCCGCTGA
- the sulA gene encoding SOS-induced cell division inhibitor SulA, which produces MQQFIHAPQQVQLPLFEAFLAQPALPGLKPRDTAAEQPRKGNQPELFSELSLRGAPGHCQGLLAPILRELSEEDETRWLTLIAPPSSLTQAWLRDAGLNRERILLLQPGANQSDLQLACEALRLGHSHTVVSWLGNVNANARQQLIRAANTGNAQSLNIRLG; this is translated from the coding sequence ATGCAGCAGTTCATCCACGCACCCCAGCAAGTCCAGTTACCGCTGTTCGAGGCATTCCTGGCCCAACCGGCGCTGCCCGGCCTCAAGCCCCGGGACACTGCTGCGGAGCAGCCGCGCAAGGGTAACCAGCCGGAGCTGTTCAGCGAACTGTCCCTGCGCGGCGCCCCCGGTCATTGCCAGGGCCTGCTCGCCCCGATCCTGCGCGAGCTGAGCGAAGAGGACGAGACCCGCTGGCTGACCCTCATTGCCCCACCCTCCAGCCTGACCCAAGCCTGGCTGCGCGATGCGGGCCTCAACCGCGAGCGTATCCTGCTGCTGCAACCGGGCGCCAACCAGAGCGACTTGCAACTGGCCTGCGAGGCACTACGCCTGGGCCATAGTCACACCGTCGTCAGCTGGCTTGGCAACGTCAATGCCAACGCACGCCAGCAACTAATACGCGCCGCCAACACCGGAAACGCACAAAGCCTGAACATCCGCCTCGGCTGA
- the lexA gene encoding transcriptional repressor LexA, producing MLKLTPRQAEILAFIKRCLEDNGFPPTRAEIAQELGFKSPNAAEEHLKALARKGAIEMTPGASRGIRIPGLEAKAEDSSLPIIGRVAAGAPILAEQHIEESCNINPAFFHPRADYLLRVHGMSMKDIGIFDGDLLAVHTCREARNGQVVVARIGDEVTVKRFKREGSKVWLIAENPEFAPIEVDLKEQELVIEGLSVGVIRR from the coding sequence ATGCTTAAACTGACGCCACGCCAAGCCGAGATCCTGGCTTTCATCAAACGCTGCCTGGAAGACAACGGCTTTCCGCCGACCCGCGCGGAAATCGCTCAGGAGCTTGGGTTCAAATCACCCAACGCCGCCGAGGAGCACCTCAAGGCACTCGCCCGCAAGGGCGCGATCGAGATGACCCCAGGCGCCTCTCGCGGCATTCGCATCCCAGGGCTCGAGGCCAAGGCCGAAGACAGCAGCCTGCCTATCATCGGTCGGGTCGCGGCCGGCGCACCGATCCTCGCCGAGCAACACATCGAAGAATCTTGCAACATCAACCCTGCCTTCTTCCACCCTCGTGCGGACTATCTGCTGCGCGTCCATGGCATGAGCATGAAAGACATCGGCATCTTCGACGGCGACCTGCTGGCGGTCCATACCTGCCGGGAAGCCCGCAATGGCCAGGTCGTGGTTGCCCGCATCGGTGATGAAGTGACCGTCAAGCGCTTCAAGCGCGAAGGCAGCAAGGTCTGGTTGATCGCCGAGAACCCCGAATTCGCCCCCATCGAAGTCGACCTGAAAGAACAGGAACTGGTGATCGAGGGCTTGAGCGTCGGCGTCATTCGCCGCTGA